Within Vicia villosa cultivar HV-30 ecotype Madison, WI linkage group LG1, Vvil1.0, whole genome shotgun sequence, the genomic segment ACCAAACAATGTGTCTCGTAAACAAGAATAATCTTCGAAGGAAATTGCTCTCTAAATCCTATGGGGTGCTATTCTACTACGATAAAAAGTCACAATTGTTTCTagaattcagagatgcatcttcgaacgcAACGTTTTGACACACTCATCAAAGTAAATTGATGAGTCACTCTTATTTTACCAAAAtttatttcagagatgcatctctgtatCAACATTAGGGCgagttcggagatgtatctctgtAACAACCCTTAATTCAAAATTAGTGAATTTTATGGAGATATATCTCTGAAATATACTATGTTAgttcaaataaaaacaaataaaaacaatggCAGAATGTTGAAAAAACAACACaaattaacatcaaaatactTAATATTACATAGATAATCTTTAACATAAATTTAACATAATATTTCATTACAAAAAGGTGGTTCAGGACGTTGCAACATCTTTAAAATATCTTCGGTTGATCTTGCAATCGTCGCATCGACTTCAATTGTACCATTCAATAAGCAGCGGTAAAATGTACTCCACGTAACCTTTAAAATCTTCATATGTCTTCAGTTCAATCTTGGTAAGCCATATTTTCCCCCGACGTCAATCAAGGATGAACGATACTCGAGCTTGACGACTCTTCAATTGTCTGGATATTGCAAGAGAGTGTTAAATTGAATTTCAGATCGACGAGAGTTATGTCCTCTGAGACCCTAAATTAAAGTGGGGGATTTGCACCGTTGAAATACACAAATGAAAGATAGGATATGTATTCATTCTGATGTGTTGTGTTTTGATAAAGAATATGGGAATAGAGACCCCTTTATTTATACAAGTTTTACATCAATTTGGACCTTAGAAAACAATATTTTATCATCAGTgcatatttcagatatgcatatcggGACATGCCTTATTTTTTATAAGATAAGGGTTTTTACGGAGATGCACATTCGTAAAATCTCATATTTAGTTGTTTTTACAATAAAAATGAGATGTGTTGGGAGATATATGTCTGAAATCACCCCCACATAGCATTGTTCATACATAACCAATATATATGTCGGGCAAAATTTAGAACAGAAAAAGTCTAAAAATTATCCTCTAAATTATATAACAATACACATTACGTATGTCTCAAATTGTATCGAGATTACATCATTGACAATATTAAATGCAAAAAAACGAGTTACAATGTTGGATAAAAACTAAAATGCATCCAAATACGTGTTACCATCTAAATCTATATATATTGGTAGTTTCTTCTTTGACCTTTCCttatttaattctctttcaaTGTCGCTCAATTTGGTGAACTCTTCCATTCTTTCAAGAAAGTGATCCGGTCAAATTTCAGTCTCTTTTGTTCTCTTTGATGTGATAAAATACAATAATGATATTTTGGTATTGAAAAGTTAATTGAGAAAGGAAATACTAATTTTAAGTGTTTTGATAATGAAGTTGAATTTGATCATGAGGAATAAGAACATGTAAgattatgttttatttaattcTCCGCTTGATATTTCCGAATATGTGTCTCCAAAATCGTCACTGAGTTGTTAAATAAATAAGTTCAACGAATAAAAACATCATAAATGGATATAAGAAATTTtatagagatgcatctccggattcACCCTAAATAATATACGAAGATGCTTCTTCAAAATACATTTTGACAAAAATATGATGATTGGCTGAAATACAAAAGTTGGTGTTATTTTATGTGTATTCTGGAATTTATCTCTGAACACCAATAGATATTTTTGTGTTTTCAGGGATGTGGAGCGCACCATTTCAACCCTTAAAATGGGATGAGTACTTCTCTCTTCAGGCGATGGTAATCTTCAACTTCTTTACTTCTTTAGCCTGTTGTAATCTTCGAGTTCTTTAGCCAGTAGTACCCGTTGTTAGGATGCTGGAAACCTTATAGCCAAATTCTACCATTTCCACATATATCAACCATATGTTATAAGAAGAGTGCTATTATATAAATTGTATTTTGGTTAAGATTATCAAAAACCCAATTCcaggaaaaaattatttttcttatgaTGGTTAGACCTCTTTCATAccaaaaataataagaattgaaaaattataaattataaaagatgcaatatgaaatattttattaattttttaaaatgatatataaATTGGAatagatataaatatatattttaaaatgatatataaTAACCTGCCAGATAGGACATATGCATTATTTAATGAATTACCTATAtgcattaattttttaaaatgatatataaattagaataaatataaatatatattttaaaatgatatataaTAACCTGCCAGAGAGGATATATGCATTATTTAATGAATTACCTATATGCAGCAGCTTATCCAATATCTTGAATTGATTGAGCCAATCCAAGTTGGCTTTTCATCACTTTGAATGTGACATTCTACACAACTACATTATTAATGGGTCTTATAAGCCTAACTCACACGACACAAGTCAATATCATATTCATTCCAACAATGACTCATTTTAGTGCAAATGAAACCAGACCAACCTTTACCTCTAACATTAACAGTTCAAAAATTCTAATAGTAATTTTTACTAgcacaaaaaaacaaacaaaaaattattCAACTATGTGAAGCACCGCACAAATTAGTAATGTCTAGTATGTATCATTCAAACAATATAAACATTCAATGCCAAATCTCAATTTGGACactaaagaaaacaaaaaattactACACTTTTAAATCTATATACTGATTTGTGGTAAATCAATGGAACATGTTTCATTGTTTTTGCCTAGGAGAGTGCAACATTCTCAAACTCATACTTCTCAATAACAAGACTACTATAAAAATGGGAACATCAAGAAGGCACATAATTCACCCACACAATCATGGCATATCGTGTACACTATATGATGAAAAAGAATTTGAAACACAGCATTGAGGGGAGTGTCTGAAATTATTCAGTATTTCAATTTCAGCATGCACATCCACCACCCTTCTGCTCAGTCTCTTGAACCGCCTCCGGAATCCCTTGAAAATATCTGCAAAAATTCAAATTGAAATAATGCTTTCAGAACTCAAAAAAGCAATGATCTGCACACAACTCAATCATAATTTAAAAGGTCGCATATGCCAAGATTTGAGTCCCTCCTGGAAAAAGAAGAATATACGCATACAATTTGTAAGAGTAAAGATAGACTCATAATGAGTATCTCTTTCTGAAACTATTTTATTTACAATCTTCTCAATTTGATCTTTAATTGTGACTTCCGGTTTAGGTTGCTACTAGTTTACATGATTTGTACAATTGGACCTCAAATGCAGCTTTAATATCAAGAACTCCTTCACTACTGATGTTTGTAATAGGAGTTTTCCTTACAATTCCTTTCACGTTAGATGCAAATAGCTTTCAAATAGAAttttttgaagatgattgaatttCTCCATAATAGCTTTTGTTGGAAAGAAAATGGGTTAAATGCCCCAAAATTAGCAATATCATTGAAAGATCAAtgtctttcagtgcacatttcaAGCCTTCCCATTTGGCATTTGCCAACTTCTCACCTCTTCCTATGTAGTTTAATCTTTTGAACCAATAACTCTTTACGTTTTCATAGTCTTAACTAAATCATAGacaaaaaataaaagttaaaagaaCGCAGATTTTGTGTATTTCATGAGTATAATTCAATCCCAACTCCAGACTAAGCGTCGGTTGTCTTCAAACTGTCATTCCACCGTTTCCATGCAAATCCACTGCTTCAAAAAGTTTGGTAATAAATATTCTCTTAGAATAACattacaacaacaaccaagtttTATCCCACTAAAtgggtcggctacatggatcaacttgcACCATAATATTCTATTCAAgaccatgcttctatccaaatcgttaatcttgaaatctttcttaataacttctctaaTGGTCGGTCTTTCTAGGTTTTCCTCTCCTCTAATTGTTTGCCTTCTCTCCTAATAGTTTAAGATGAAACTACAAGTAACTCTTTAAGTAATACTGGCCTATTTGGGGGAAGGGGGGAAGTATTATACATTAAGTAAAAAAGACTTTtacaaaaaccaaagcaggtaCCCGATAATGCAGAAAAGTGAACCGTCTTCTATTTTCCAATACTTCATTGACAGTTAAACAGAGAGTGCCAGTAGATGCGCATGCACCCATAACATGCTACTCACTTAAACCCCGCATAGAACTAGCCTTATAGTCAATGGATGTGTTAGGAGCCGATCCCACAATCTTACTTGTGATCTTGTTAACATTGGTTAATCACAAATCTGCTAAGGGAAGAGAAAAGGCTGAACAGTTGCCTCATAGGCTTACGGTTTCAACGGGCTAGAAACTATATCAGCAAGGATCCGAAGCTGGGGTGAAAAGCCAGTCATGTGGAAGTGGAAACCATGTGACCAGAATATTTTGTATGAGTAGTGACGAGAGAGAGAAGTTATCTTTTACCATTTTGGGTGTCTTTAGCTTGTGATTTGAACGGGGATTTTCACTAAGGAGCATTGTTCTGGTTATATTTGTTTTCCTTGGTATTTTACACAGAATACACACTTATCTTCATATTTCATTTCTGAGTTTAAAATAGGGTGGTacaaatatttaaacaaattCAAGGTTCATACCTGTACATTCCTAATCCTAGTACTATTTCTTCGCCTAACTTAAATTCATAATCATAGTACTATTTCTAATCCTAACTTGACGTATATAATACCACAACTTAAATTCATATCACATCATAATGTATATGTACATGAAAACTTACATGTCTTGTTCATGCTCATTGGCCAGGGCAGTCTTTGCAATACACAGGAATGCGGCATCGACATTGTAATCTTCTTTTGCAGATGTCTCAAAGTATGGAATATTCGCTTTTGAAGCACACCAGTCCTTTGCTTTCTTCTCAGAAACCTGCATAAACGATAATGATGTGAATGACATCATATGATTAGACATCTATGATCAAATATGGAAACTTATAAGTGTGATAATATCTGCTTACCACTCTACTATTCCCACCATCAATATCAATCTTGTTTCCAAGCAATATAAATGGAAATGTCCTTGAATCAGAAGGGTTTGCCTGTCACAATGAGAATATAAATTTTAATCCAAAAGCTTATATAGGAATGTTTAATACtggtaaattttatataaaagtgaatcaaatccaatcaggTAGTGATAGGTTAATCAGCATATGGATTCATTGTATGTATAAGTGCAGATGCTAGATCATAATCTAATCAGTAAGAGATAAAGCATTAGCACAAGGTTAAAAAAAGATGAAGTAAAGAACTCAAGTCAAATATAACAGTAGAAACTGATATTTTTATTAGAAAGAAATAGGGATAAACCCCAATTTAGTAGATAGAACACTGCAGAAGATTGAGGGTCTACACCTTCCAATGCTCAAATGGTCCGAGACTTTCCCAATTGATTAGATACCCTCCTTTGCATCCTACTTATTTACATGTCAGAGTAACATGTCTTGTTTCTCTAACTATCACATCCCTCTCAAGTCTCAATTAAAAAATTGACCTAATTAGCACTTAACAAACTAGCAAAATCTAATTCCCTCAACTCACAGATATATCATAAAACAATActaaaaaatttgtattttttactTGTTTGTTAATATCAAGATTTCTAACTATTTGTAAGTTAGAGTACAACTTACATGCTACAAAGATTTTAATGTCTAGGGCGTAATGAGAAAACTGAACTTTGTATGATTACCTTTTCTCTAGAATATCAAGAAAAAACTACAAGCAGGACCAAAAATACAAACTATCACCCAAACCACAAAATGCAACAAAAGTAGTGTTTTAAAAAAGCAGACAACAATAACCTGTTTGAGAAACTCCTCATGCCAGTTGTCAAGTGAATCAAACGACCTCATGACGTTCACATCATACGCAAGAACACAGCAATCAGCTCCTCTATAAAACGCAACCCCAAGACTTTGGAATCTCTCTTGTCCCGCAGTGTCCCATATCTACCAATCAAACCATACATACAAAATCACTCAAATAAACTAAATTTTCACAACAttcccaaaacaaacaaaacaaaaaccatACTTAAATACTATTGAAACAAGAAACTCACTTGTAGAGTAACGAGTCTGTCATCAATTTGGAGTTCTTTAGTGACAAAATCAGCACCAATTGTAGCCTTATATTGCTGACTAAACTTATT encodes:
- the LOC131643667 gene encoding ras-related protein Rab7-like; protein product: MSLRRRTLLKVIVLGDSGVGKTSLMNQYVHNKFSQQYKATIGADFVTKELQIDDRLVTLQIWDTAGQERFQSLGVAFYRGADCCVLAYDVNVMRSFDSLDNWHEEFLKQANPSDSRTFPFILLGNKIDIDGGNSRVVSEKKAKDWCASKANIPYFETSAKEDYNVDAAFLCIAKTALANEHEQDIYFQGIPEAVQETEQKGGGCAC